One part of the Bacteroidota bacterium genome encodes these proteins:
- a CDS encoding C4-type zinc ribbon domain-containing protein: MIQEKKNNDLAEVSIEDKLRALYQLQCVDSDIDKIRILRGELPLEVQDLEDEIAGLETRISNYENEVAELEATVSKKKTEIVNSQALIKKYTEQQKNVKNNREYDSLSKELEFQNLEIELSEKRIKEFTQQVKDKKELIKQSNKTVEERRSDLQTKKSELNSIVNDTQKEEKLLQKKSEEIAKVIEPRLLNAYRRIRANAQNGLAVVTVQRDACGGCFNKIPPQRQLDIKSRKKIIVCEYCGRILVDDEINGEKKEEAAE; this comes from the coding sequence ATGATACAAGAGAAAAAGAATAACGACTTAGCCGAAGTATCCATTGAGGATAAACTGAGGGCCTTATATCAACTTCAATGCGTTGATTCAGATATTGACAAAATAAGAATTCTTCGCGGCGAATTACCTTTAGAAGTTCAGGATCTGGAAGATGAAATTGCCGGACTTGAAACCAGAATCAGCAATTACGAAAATGAAGTTGCAGAACTTGAAGCAACCGTTTCCAAGAAAAAAACAGAGATTGTCAACTCACAGGCATTAATCAAAAAATACACCGAACAACAGAAAAATGTAAAAAATAACAGGGAATATGATTCCCTATCCAAAGAGTTGGAATTTCAGAACCTTGAGATTGAATTGAGCGAGAAACGGATTAAGGAATTCACCCAACAGGTTAAAGACAAAAAGGAATTAATTAAACAATCCAATAAAACAGTTGAAGAAAGAAGAAGCGACCTTCAGACTAAAAAATCGGAACTCAATTCAATTGTAAACGATACGCAGAAAGAAGAAAAATTGCTTCAGAAAAAATCGGAAGAAATCGCCAAGGTGATTGAACCCCGTTTATTGAACGCTTATAGGCGGATCAGGGCAAATGCTCAAAACGGACTTGCAGTAGTAACTGTTCAACGTGACGCCTGCGGGGGTTGCTTTAATAAGATTCCGCCTCAGCGCCAGCTAGATATCAAATCCAGAAAGAAAATCATCGTTTGCGAATACTGTGGTCGTATCCTGGTTGACGACGAAATCAATGGCGAAAAGAAAGAAGAAGCTGCTGAATAA
- a CDS encoding Nif3-like dinuclear metal center hexameric protein, with protein MKLKEIVSAIENYAPLVYQESYDNAGLTIGTPSQEINSALLTIDVTEEVIDEAIAKSCNLIISHHPLIFSGIKKICGNNYIERSIIKAISNKIAIYSAHTNLDSVDNGVNKKICEKLGLVNTKILEPATHQLCKLVAFVPVDYAEAVRSAIFEAGAGSIGSYDMCSYNVDGKGSFRASANTHPFVGEIGKLHFENETRIEIIFPKNLQNRITDALLHAHPYEEVAYDIYPLENTYSKAGMGMVGELPVATNELEFLKKIKNTFNIPVVRYTQLRGKKISRVAVCGGSGSFLLKDAIAAGADLYLSADFKYHQFFDADSQIVIADIGHFESEQFTVEIFYDILKKNFPTFAIYLSETKSNPINYL; from the coding sequence ATGAAATTAAAGGAGATTGTTTCTGCTATAGAAAATTATGCTCCCCTGGTCTATCAGGAATCTTATGATAATGCGGGTTTAACCATAGGAACCCCGTCCCAGGAAATAAATTCGGCCTTATTAACTATTGATGTAACAGAAGAAGTGATTGACGAGGCCATTGCTAAAAGCTGTAACCTGATTATATCCCATCATCCCCTGATTTTTTCAGGGATAAAAAAAATTTGTGGCAACAATTATATCGAAAGATCTATAATTAAAGCCATCAGCAATAAAATTGCCATATATTCCGCCCATACTAACTTAGACAGTGTCGACAACGGGGTAAACAAAAAAATCTGCGAAAAACTGGGGCTGGTCAATACGAAAATTCTTGAACCTGCCACACATCAACTATGTAAATTGGTCGCCTTTGTGCCTGTTGATTATGCAGAGGCAGTGAGATCGGCTATATTTGAAGCAGGTGCCGGCAGTATCGGAAGTTACGACATGTGCTCCTACAATGTTGATGGGAAAGGAAGTTTCAGAGCTTCTGCAAATACTCACCCTTTTGTTGGTGAAATTGGCAAACTTCACTTTGAAAACGAGACAAGAATAGAAATCATCTTTCCAAAAAATCTTCAGAACCGGATAACAGACGCATTGCTGCATGCTCATCCCTATGAAGAAGTTGCTTATGACATCTATCCCCTCGAAAACACATATTCCAAGGCGGGCATGGGCATGGTTGGTGAACTGCCTGTCGCAACAAACGAATTGGAATTTCTCAAAAAAATAAAAAATACCTTTAACATTCCGGTAGTAAGATATACCCAACTAAGGGGTAAAAAAATAAGCAGGGTGGCTGTATGCGGGGGAAGTGGAAGTTTCCTGCTAAAAGATGCTATCGCTGCAGGAGCCGACTTATACCTGTCGGCAGATTTTAAGTACCATCAGTTTTTCGATGCTGACAGCCAGATAGTTATTGCAGATATTGGCCATTTTGAAAGCGAACAATTTACCGTAGAAATTTTTTATGATATTCTTAAAAAAAATTTCCCTACATTTGCCATTTATTTATCAGAAACAAAATCCAATCCGATAAATTATTTGTAA